In Prochlorococcus marinus str. MIT 1214, one DNA window encodes the following:
- a CDS encoding TlpA family protein disulfide reductase, whose protein sequence is MPYSLIKFSSEDCGTCHRMSFFDSKVANELGIEFISVKLQDTMVYRKYRPILLKQYPTKEGMGWPTYLLVDNPEGEFKIIGELKGGIAKGDFRERLSKIISG, encoded by the coding sequence ATGCCCTATTCTCTAATTAAGTTTAGTTCTGAGGATTGTGGTACTTGTCACAGGATGAGCTTCTTTGACTCTAAGGTTGCAAATGAATTAGGTATTGAATTTATAAGTGTAAAACTTCAGGATACAATGGTTTATAGAAAATATAGACCAATACTATTAAAACAATATCCTACAAAAGAAGGTATGGGGTGGCCGACCTATCTATTAGTTGATAACCCTGAGGGGGAATTTAAAATTATTGGGGAATTAAAAGGGGGGATTGCTAAGGGTGATTTTAGAGAAAGACTTTCAAAAATAATTTCTGGTTGA
- a CDS encoding SAM-dependent methyltransferase — translation MKLSIYDRAKIDIADDHIFYQQPRYVHHLSEPFRSRLTNLYSEYLCDHHVILDLMSSWVSHLPSNIRYKKVIGHGMNEAELISNKRLDNFWVQNLNKTQNIPIEDSSIDIGLIVAGWQYLQYPERVALELSRIIKSDSLLIISFTNRAFWTKAPNIWTYSSEQKRIEYVISVLNANGWRVEKTFNEKTKVKKVFGFYSADSDPFFSVIARNNKSNN, via the coding sequence ATGAAACTGTCTATTTATGATAGAGCGAAAATCGATATTGCTGATGATCATATCTTTTATCAACAGCCTAGATACGTTCATCACCTCAGTGAGCCATTTAGATCAAGACTTACGAATTTATACTCAGAGTATTTATGTGATCACCATGTGATTTTAGATTTAATGAGTAGTTGGGTAAGCCATTTACCATCAAATATTAGATATAAAAAAGTTATTGGTCATGGAATGAATGAAGCTGAGTTAATCTCTAATAAAAGACTTGATAATTTCTGGGTGCAAAATTTAAATAAGACACAAAATATCCCTATTGAAGATTCTTCCATTGATATTGGATTAATTGTTGCAGGATGGCAATACCTTCAATATCCTGAAAGAGTTGCATTAGAACTATCAAGGATTATCAAGTCTGATTCATTATTGATAATCTCATTCACTAATCGAGCATTCTGGACCAAGGCTCCAAATATCTGGACTTATTCATCAGAGCAAAAAAGAATTGAATACGTTATCAGTGTTCTTAATGCTAATGGATGGAGGGTTGAAAAAACATTCAATGAAAAAACAAAAGTTAAAAAGGTTTTTGGGTTTTATTCTGCAGATAGTGATCCATTCTTTTCAGTTATTGCAAGAAATAATAAGTCTAATAACTGA
- a CDS encoding DUF4335 domain-containing protein, translated as MINLTYRFDQDSSSLELSGMPDVSNGDSEETIGILSSWTLNIIGSPLLEGEKEHLDDLMQVILKYSRSYISGIRKTFISNKKIVTLSPFGISHKLILKSTKKGVSPLEIILDDSELSDLTRCFDLLRYDPRFNIRWNINQDKPFTKKLIRNSLPVSKNNSNFYYALIIFIFTSSLLLFIPTNNKIELRENTNNSQPSFTQTE; from the coding sequence ATGATTAATTTAACTTATAGATTTGATCAAGACTCTTCTTCCCTTGAACTATCAGGGATGCCAGATGTTTCAAACGGAGATTCAGAAGAGACTATAGGAATTCTATCTTCATGGACATTGAACATCATTGGTTCACCTCTGTTAGAAGGAGAGAAGGAACATCTTGATGATTTGATGCAAGTAATACTTAAATATTCAAGATCATATATCTCTGGAATTCGTAAAACATTCATATCTAATAAGAAAATTGTGACACTATCTCCTTTCGGTATTAGTCACAAATTAATACTTAAAAGCACAAAGAAGGGGGTTTCGCCTTTAGAAATTATTTTAGATGATTCTGAATTGTCAGACTTAACAAGATGTTTCGATCTCTTAAGATATGATCCTAGATTTAATATTAGATGGAACATAAATCAAGATAAACCTTTTACCAAGAAACTTATACGAAATAGTTTACCTGTTTCTAAGAATAATTCTAATTTCTATTATGCTCTTATTATTTTTATATTTACTAGTAGTCTGTTATTATTTATTCCTACAAATAATAAGATAGAGTTAAGAGAGAACACTAATAACTCTCAACCCTCATTTACGCAAACTGAATAA
- a CDS encoding DUF3038 domain-containing protein produces MIKSNYVAEQNKYLDSGSKYKNISSAKTFVNCVISGDTPRKLDFLILVIETLQINASDSLLLKAKDIGLPDQYSSRVEFWKMRCSNPLRNTYSFTSLSSEQIDSIIELISCMAENLYPLIRQLLSSKESQTLNKERWDLFSSRLKSLIRERMNIQRSFISTLLSEDNNEFFRHLLVILSLSCGKAGANRLKASLYYQS; encoded by the coding sequence ATGATCAAATCCAATTATGTTGCTGAGCAGAATAAATACCTTGATAGTGGCTCAAAGTATAAAAACATTTCTTCAGCTAAGACTTTTGTAAATTGCGTAATCTCTGGTGATACTCCGAGGAAACTTGATTTTTTGATATTAGTTATAGAAACACTGCAAATCAATGCTTCGGATTCCCTATTATTGAAGGCCAAAGATATTGGATTGCCTGATCAGTACTCAAGTAGAGTTGAATTTTGGAAAATGAGATGTTCAAACCCATTGAGGAATACATATTCATTTACATCTCTATCATCCGAACAGATTGATTCCATTATTGAACTTATATCTTGCATGGCCGAAAATCTTTATCCACTTATTAGGCAATTACTATCCTCAAAAGAATCACAGACACTTAATAAAGAGAGATGGGATTTATTTAGTTCACGTCTTAAGTCACTTATTCGTGAAAGGATGAATATACAACGTAGTTTTATTTCCACCTTACTAAGCGAAGATAATAATGAATTTTTTAGACATCTATTAGTCATACTCTCTCTATCCTGTGGAAAGGCGGGGGCTAATCGATTAAAAGCATCATTGTATTATCAATCATAG
- a CDS encoding adenine phosphoribosyltransferase: MENLKKYINEIKDFPKEGIIFKDINPIYKDPKRWNELMLPLQKLISISKPDYIAGIESRGFISASALAFKLELGFIPIRKPNKLPGRVIGINYKLEYGEDRLEIQQNSFEKESKIIVIDDLLATGGTASAAGKLITKAGGNLIGYAFLVELTKLNGRNNLDCKLLVESLIKY, from the coding sequence ATGGAAAACTTAAAAAAATATATAAATGAAATAAAAGATTTTCCAAAAGAAGGAATTATTTTCAAAGACATAAACCCTATATATAAAGATCCCAAGAGATGGAATGAATTAATGTTGCCTTTACAAAAGCTAATATCTATATCTAAACCAGATTATATAGCTGGCATAGAATCTAGGGGATTTATATCTGCATCTGCTTTAGCCTTTAAACTTGAACTTGGTTTTATTCCAATTAGAAAACCAAACAAATTACCAGGGAGAGTAATAGGTATTAATTACAAACTTGAATATGGCGAAGATAGATTAGAAATACAGCAGAATTCATTTGAAAAAGAAAGCAAAATCATCGTTATTGATGATTTGCTTGCGACAGGAGGAACTGCAAGTGCCGCAGGTAAGTTGATCACCAAGGCAGGTGGAAATTTAATCGGATACGCTTTTCTAGTCGAGCTAACAAAACTGAATGGTAGAAATAATTTAGATTGTAAATTATTGGTAGAAAGCCTAATAAAATATTAA
- a CDS encoding DUF2949 domain-containing protein, translating to MIYTTNSINPPSDELCNFIIDKLGISQSALELGVKRSSLENSPLPIVMRSYGLITIKQLQIILLWLKEN from the coding sequence ATGATATATACTACTAATTCTATTAATCCACCTTCAGACGAATTGTGCAATTTTATTATTGACAAACTTGGCATAAGTCAAAGCGCATTGGAATTAGGTGTAAAAAGATCTTCTTTGGAGAATTCTCCATTACCTATCGTCATGAGGAGTTATGGTTTGATAACTATCAAACAACTACAGATAATACTTTTGTGGTTAAAGGAAAATTAA
- a CDS encoding FAD-dependent monooxygenase: MNVAIIGSGLTGSLAAISLANAGCRVDLYERLSDEELINRDRTYAITHSSRKLLQKIGLWSVLVSHLVPFQYLNVIDYELNKKFQFLINDLKTIDQKYAAVGWIAEHKNIMLAILEFISDIDKINKIPTSVIPNTNNYEIIIAADGSTSNTKKKLKTPSFNFNYDQMCITTKVLLRGVKSNEAFEILNSEGPFAVLPLGGDLFQIICSQSIKKGNYNMSLSKSMFLDYLSTILPYGIEPDTIIDEPQSFPINFLINYSFFSGKYIYLGETAHKFHPVGGQGLNLCWRDVDCLSRLISIPLLKNNHSIIPLLYSVSRLIDVISISLFTDILVRYSRSNFNIFLIPRLFIFFVLKKSALTRKFILNIMTNGI; this comes from the coding sequence ATGAATGTAGCAATTATTGGTTCTGGATTAACTGGATCATTAGCAGCAATATCATTAGCAAATGCTGGCTGTAGAGTAGACCTATATGAAAGATTATCTGACGAAGAACTTATTAATCGAGATCGAACATACGCGATAACACATTCATCTAGAAAGTTATTGCAAAAAATTGGATTATGGTCTGTCTTAGTATCGCATCTAGTTCCTTTTCAATATTTAAATGTAATCGATTATGAATTAAATAAAAAGTTTCAATTTCTTATTAATGATTTAAAAACTATAGACCAAAAATACGCGGCTGTAGGTTGGATTGCTGAACATAAAAATATCATGTTAGCAATTTTAGAATTTATATCTGACATTGATAAAATTAATAAAATCCCTACATCTGTTATACCTAATACAAACAATTATGAGATAATTATAGCAGCAGATGGGTCAACTTCAAATACTAAGAAGAAACTTAAAACGCCTTCTTTTAATTTTAACTATGATCAAATGTGTATAACCACTAAGGTTCTATTAAGAGGAGTTAAATCTAATGAAGCATTTGAAATCCTAAACTCGGAAGGGCCATTTGCTGTTTTACCTCTTGGTGGTGATCTATTTCAAATCATTTGTAGTCAATCAATAAAAAAAGGTAATTACAATATGAGCTTATCAAAGTCAATGTTTCTAGATTATTTATCAACAATCCTTCCATATGGTATTGAGCCAGATACTATTATTGATGAACCTCAATCGTTTCCGATAAATTTTCTTATTAATTATTCATTTTTTTCTGGAAAATATATTTATTTAGGTGAAACAGCTCACAAGTTTCATCCTGTAGGAGGACAAGGGTTGAATCTATGTTGGCGAGATGTTGATTGCCTTTCTAGATTGATTTCCATACCACTGTTAAAGAATAATCATAGTATTATTCCCTTACTATATTCAGTATCTAGATTAATTGATGTTATATCTATCTCTTTATTTACAGACATTTTGGTTAGATATTCTCGGAGTAATTTTAATATTTTCCTAATACCTAGATTATTTATATTCTTTGTTTTAAAAAAATCTGCATTAACTAGAAAATTTATTCTTAATATAATGACTAATGGAATTTAA
- the dapB gene encoding 4-hydroxy-tetrahydrodipicolinate reductase, producing the protein MSSANQSIPVLVAGALGRMGSEVIKAVNSSKEYQLIGAIDNQKEKEGQDIGSLLGLGTLDVFISSDFEGSLCAASQNVPKDGSNNGAVLVDFTHPKVAYKHTRTSIAYGVHPVIGTTGITRDQLEDLSNFAEKASLGSAIIPNFSVGMVLLQQAAAAAARFYEFAELTEMHHNKKADAPSGTCIKTAELMEAQRLAFNKPLVTEEESIQGSRGGSRPSGLRVHSVRLPGLVAHQQVMFGSSGETYELAHNTIDRSAYMPGVLLVIKKIRSFNKLVYGLEEIL; encoded by the coding sequence ATGAGTTCTGCTAATCAATCAATACCAGTTTTAGTCGCAGGTGCCCTAGGTCGAATGGGATCTGAGGTTATTAAAGCAGTTAATTCATCTAAAGAGTATCAACTTATTGGAGCAATAGATAATCAAAAGGAAAAAGAAGGTCAAGACATAGGCTCATTATTAGGCTTAGGAACACTTGATGTATTTATATCAAGTGATTTTGAAGGTTCTTTGTGTGCTGCAAGTCAGAACGTCCCTAAAGATGGTTCAAATAATGGTGCTGTACTAGTTGATTTCACTCATCCCAAAGTCGCATATAAACACACTCGCACCTCTATTGCTTATGGAGTTCACCCTGTAATTGGTACTACGGGAATAACAAGAGACCAATTAGAAGATCTTTCTAATTTTGCAGAAAAGGCCTCTCTTGGTTCAGCCATTATTCCTAACTTTTCAGTGGGGATGGTTTTGCTACAGCAAGCTGCTGCAGCTGCGGCTCGTTTTTATGAGTTCGCTGAATTAACTGAAATGCATCACAATAAAAAAGCAGATGCCCCAAGTGGAACATGCATTAAAACAGCTGAATTGATGGAGGCGCAACGCTTAGCTTTTAATAAACCTCTAGTAACTGAAGAAGAATCTATCCAAGGTTCTCGAGGTGGATCTCGTCCTAGTGGCCTTAGGGTTCATTCTGTAAGATTACCTGGACTTGTTGCTCATCAACAAGTCATGTTTGGTTCCAGTGGCGAGACTTATGAGTTAGCCCATAACACTATTGACCGGTCTGCTTATATGCCTGGAGTACTATTAGTGATTAAAAAAATCAGATCTTTCAATAAATTGGTTTATGGATTAGAGGAAATCTTATAG
- a CDS encoding magnesium chelatase subunit H, which translates to MFTQVRSANRRVSPVENHKHKAVMKAVYVVLEPQYQNALTQAANSLNSQNGPIGIELNGYLIEELRDTANYESFKKDIENADLFVASLIFIEDLAQKVVEAVEPHKENLKAAVVFPSMPEVMRLNKLGTFSMAQLGQSKSIIGDFMKKRKEAGGAGFQDSMLKLLNTLPSILKYLPVDKAQDARSFMLSFQYWLGGTPDNLRNFLLMLGDKYVFPELNIEKENIEVAEPEVFPDLGIWHPLAPNMFEDKKEYLNWTASRDDLSNKAKEGPVIGLVLQRSHIVTGDDAHYVAVIQELEYRGATVIPIFCGGLDFSKPVNEFYYDPINPDKPIVDGVVSLTGFALVGGPARQDHPKAVEALKKLNRPYMVALPLVFQTTQEWEGSDLGLHPVQVALQIAIPELDGAIEPIVLSGRDDATGKAHTLQDRVDAIAERAIRWSSLRIKKRDQKKLAITVFSFPPDKGNVGTAAYLDVFGSIYRVLEEMKQKGYDIKDMPKNPKELMETLINDPEALQGSPELSIAHRMSVKEYEQLTPYSERLEENWGKPPGNLNSDGQNLLIYGKEFGNVFVGVQPTFGYEGDPMRLLYSRSASPHHGFAAYYTYLEKVWKADAVLHFGTHGSLEFMPGKQMGMSETCYPDSLIGGLPNLYYYAANNPSEATIAKRRGYASTISYLTPPAENAGLYKGLKELGELVGSYQQLRESGRGIQIVNAIVETSKKCNLDEDVKLPEKDASELDIDERDLVVGNVYKQLMEIESRLLPCGLHTIGKPATAEEAIATLVSIASIEREDDGIRSLPGLLAESKGKTIEEVYEGNNKGKLEDVELNKLITETSREAVGSMVKSLTGRDGRVNMKKNIWTLIVEFLRGIGFSIPSPWQASAKKAGFENVNANSLDKLFDYLRFCLEQICADKEMESLLKALDGDYVIPGPGGDPIRNPGVLPSGKNIHALDPQSIPTVAAVASAKGVVDKLIERQKEEQGTWPETIACVLWGTDNIKTYGESLAQILWFVGVKPKPDSVGRVNKLELLSLEELGRPRIDVVVNCSGVFRDLFINQMALIDQAVKMAAEADEPLDQNFVRKHALEQAEKEGKSIRESASRVFSNASGSYSSNVNLAVENSTWEEENELQEMYLSRKTYAFNADNPGEMNQNRDVFESVMKTADVTFQNLDSSEISLTDVSHYFDSDPTNLIKNLRDDGKAPSSYIADTTTANAQVRSLSETIRLDSRTKLLNPKWYEGMLKSGYEGVREVSNRLNYTLGWSATSGQVDNFVYEESNETFINDPEMRKRLMDLNPHSFRRIVGTLLEVNGRGYWETSDENIEQLKELYQEVEDRIEGVNTED; encoded by the coding sequence ATGTTTACACAGGTTCGCTCAGCCAATCGCAGAGTTTCACCTGTCGAGAATCACAAGCATAAAGCTGTGATGAAGGCCGTTTATGTTGTTCTTGAGCCTCAATATCAAAATGCCCTTACACAAGCTGCAAACTCATTAAATTCTCAAAATGGTCCTATTGGAATTGAGCTTAATGGATATTTAATTGAAGAATTAAGAGATACAGCAAATTATGAAAGCTTTAAAAAAGATATAGAAAATGCTGATTTATTCGTAGCTTCATTGATTTTCATTGAAGATTTAGCGCAAAAAGTTGTTGAAGCAGTTGAACCTCATAAGGAAAATCTTAAAGCTGCAGTTGTATTCCCATCAATGCCAGAAGTGATGCGACTGAACAAATTGGGCACTTTTTCTATGGCCCAGTTAGGTCAAAGTAAAAGCATTATTGGCGACTTCATGAAGAAGAGGAAAGAAGCAGGCGGTGCTGGTTTTCAAGATTCAATGTTGAAGCTTCTAAATACTCTTCCATCAATTCTTAAGTATCTACCTGTAGACAAGGCACAAGACGCTCGTAGTTTTATGCTTAGTTTTCAATATTGGTTAGGTGGAACTCCAGATAATCTGAGAAATTTCCTACTAATGCTTGGTGACAAATACGTATTTCCAGAACTTAATATAGAAAAAGAGAATATTGAAGTTGCAGAGCCAGAAGTTTTTCCAGACTTAGGAATTTGGCATCCTTTAGCGCCAAATATGTTTGAAGATAAAAAAGAATATCTAAATTGGACAGCTTCTAGAGATGATTTATCAAATAAGGCGAAAGAAGGACCAGTAATTGGTCTTGTACTTCAAAGAAGTCATATTGTTACTGGAGATGATGCTCACTATGTCGCTGTAATTCAAGAACTGGAATATCGGGGAGCAACAGTCATTCCAATTTTTTGTGGTGGATTAGATTTTTCTAAGCCTGTAAATGAATTTTATTACGATCCAATAAACCCTGACAAACCAATTGTTGATGGGGTTGTCTCACTTACTGGCTTTGCACTTGTAGGAGGTCCTGCGAGGCAAGATCATCCAAAAGCAGTTGAGGCATTAAAGAAACTCAATCGACCATACATGGTTGCTCTACCTCTTGTTTTCCAAACGACTCAAGAATGGGAAGGTAGTGACCTTGGTCTTCATCCAGTTCAAGTGGCTCTTCAAATTGCAATTCCTGAATTAGATGGAGCTATTGAACCAATCGTTTTATCAGGACGTGATGATGCCACTGGAAAAGCTCATACACTCCAAGACAGAGTAGATGCAATAGCTGAAAGAGCTATTAGATGGTCATCACTAAGAATAAAAAAAAGAGACCAGAAGAAATTAGCGATTACTGTCTTTAGTTTTCCACCTGATAAAGGAAATGTTGGAACAGCAGCATATTTAGACGTCTTTGGCTCAATTTATAGGGTTTTAGAAGAAATGAAGCAGAAAGGTTATGACATAAAAGATATGCCTAAGAATCCAAAAGAACTAATGGAGACATTAATAAATGACCCTGAAGCATTACAAGGTTCTCCTGAACTATCAATAGCTCATCGAATGAGCGTAAAAGAATACGAACAATTGACTCCCTATTCTGAAAGGCTAGAAGAGAACTGGGGAAAGCCACCTGGAAATTTAAATAGTGACGGTCAAAATCTTCTTATATATGGTAAAGAGTTTGGGAATGTATTTGTTGGAGTACAACCAACCTTTGGATATGAAGGCGATCCAATGAGATTACTTTATTCCAGAAGTGCTAGTCCTCATCATGGTTTTGCAGCTTATTACACTTATTTAGAAAAAGTTTGGAAGGCAGACGCAGTTCTACATTTTGGTACCCATGGATCTCTTGAATTCATGCCTGGGAAACAAATGGGTATGAGTGAGACTTGTTATCCCGATTCATTAATTGGAGGTCTACCTAATCTTTATTACTACGCAGCAAATAATCCTTCGGAAGCAACAATCGCAAAAAGAAGAGGATACGCATCAACAATTAGTTATTTAACTCCTCCTGCTGAAAATGCTGGATTATATAAAGGACTAAAGGAACTTGGAGAATTAGTTGGTTCTTATCAACAGTTAAGAGAGAGCGGAAGAGGAATTCAAATTGTTAACGCAATAGTTGAAACATCAAAAAAATGCAATCTAGACGAAGATGTAAAACTTCCTGAGAAAGATGCCTCCGAATTGGATATAGATGAAAGAGATTTGGTAGTTGGAAATGTTTATAAACAATTAATGGAAATAGAAAGTCGATTATTACCTTGCGGCTTACACACTATTGGAAAACCCGCCACTGCTGAAGAAGCTATTGCAACGTTGGTAAGTATCGCATCTATAGAAAGAGAAGATGATGGAATCAGATCTTTACCAGGTTTATTAGCTGAATCAAAAGGGAAAACCATTGAAGAAGTCTACGAAGGCAATAACAAGGGAAAATTAGAAGACGTTGAACTTAATAAATTAATTACAGAAACATCTAGAGAAGCTGTTGGTTCAATGGTTAAGTCTCTTACAGGAAGAGATGGCAGAGTAAATATGAAGAAGAATATTTGGACTCTAATTGTTGAATTTTTAAGAGGAATTGGATTCTCAATTCCTTCGCCATGGCAAGCATCAGCTAAGAAAGCAGGTTTTGAAAATGTAAATGCAAATTCACTGGATAAATTGTTTGACTATTTGAGATTTTGTTTAGAGCAAATATGTGCAGATAAAGAAATGGAGAGTTTGTTAAAAGCTTTAGATGGTGATTATGTTATTCCTGGCCCAGGTGGAGATCCAATAAGGAACCCTGGAGTATTACCAAGTGGTAAAAATATTCATGCTCTAGATCCCCAATCGATACCAACAGTAGCTGCGGTGGCTTCGGCTAAAGGTGTTGTTGACAAGCTTATTGAAAGACAAAAAGAGGAGCAAGGTACATGGCCTGAAACTATTGCTTGCGTACTTTGGGGTACTGATAACATAAAAACCTATGGAGAATCACTTGCTCAAATTCTATGGTTCGTAGGTGTAAAACCAAAGCCAGACTCTGTTGGAAGGGTCAATAAATTAGAGCTCTTATCTCTGGAAGAATTAGGAAGACCAAGAATCGATGTAGTAGTGAACTGTTCTGGTGTATTTAGGGATCTATTTATTAATCAAATGGCATTAATTGATCAAGCTGTAAAAATGGCGGCTGAGGCAGATGAACCACTTGACCAAAATTTCGTAAGAAAACATGCACTTGAGCAGGCAGAAAAGGAAGGTAAAAGTATTAGGGAATCTGCAAGCAGAGTTTTCTCAAATGCGAGTGGAAGTTATAGCTCAAATGTCAACTTAGCTGTAGAGAACTCTACATGGGAAGAAGAAAATGAGTTACAAGAAATGTATCTTTCAAGGAAGACTTATGCTTTTAACGCTGATAATCCAGGGGAAATGAATCAGAACAGGGATGTATTTGAATCTGTTATGAAGACAGCTGACGTTACTTTCCAAAACCTTGATTCTTCAGAAATATCCCTCACAGATGTAAGTCATTATTTTGATTCTGACCCAACAAATTTAATTAAAAATCTTAGAGATGACGGTAAAGCTCCCAGCAGTTACATAGCAGATACAACTACAGCCAATGCTCAGGTCAGATCACTAAGTGAAACTATTAGATTAGATTCTAGAACAAAATTACTTAATCCAAAATGGTACGAAGGAATGCTGAAGTCTGGATATGAGGGAGTAAGAGAAGTATCAAACAGACTTAATTACACATTAGGATGGAGTGCAACTAGTGGACAAGTTGATAATTTCGTATATGAAGAGTCAAATGAAACTTTTATAAATGATCCAGAGATGAGGAAAAGATTAATGGATTTGAATCCTCATAGTTTTAGAAGAATAGTCGGTACATTATTGGAAGTTAATGGGAGAGGATATTGGGAAACATCCGATGAAAATATTGAACAGTTGAAAGAACTCTACCAAGAAGTAGAAGATAGAATTGAAGGAGTCAATACAGAAGATTAG
- the folP gene encoding dihydropteroate synthase gives MAIVNITEDSFSDGGLYIDLPSAINHASLCIKQGAHILDIGAQSTRPGASEVGAEIEIKRLVPLIKELKLLHPDIPISVDTFHHSVAENVLTVGADWVNDVSGGRHDPEIFSVIADKGCPYVLTHSRGNSKTMDSLAKYTNVVKDVKDELVNQIDIALSKGIKNEQIIIDPGIGFAKNVDQNLTLLQNLEEFVSMNYPILIGASRKRFIGSVINEPDPTKRIFGTSAVASRCVIAGVDILRVHDIKQISQVIIMTKSII, from the coding sequence ATGGCAATAGTAAACATTACTGAAGATTCATTTAGTGATGGTGGTCTTTATATTGACTTACCCTCTGCAATAAATCATGCATCGTTATGTATTAAACAAGGAGCACATATTCTAGATATTGGAGCACAGAGTACACGACCTGGCGCATCTGAGGTTGGAGCAGAAATTGAGATTAAAAGATTAGTTCCTTTAATAAAAGAATTGAAATTATTACATCCGGATATTCCAATTTCTGTAGACACCTTTCATCATTCTGTTGCTGAGAATGTATTAACTGTTGGTGCGGATTGGGTAAATGACGTTAGTGGTGGACGTCATGATCCTGAAATCTTTAGTGTTATTGCTGATAAAGGATGTCCTTATGTTTTGACTCATAGTCGTGGAAATAGCAAGACAATGGATTCATTAGCTAAATATACAAACGTGGTTAAAGATGTAAAAGATGAATTAGTCAATCAAATAGATATAGCATTATCTAAAGGCATAAAAAATGAACAAATTATTATTGATCCTGGAATTGGTTTCGCAAAGAATGTTGATCAAAACTTAACTTTGCTGCAAAATTTGGAAGAATTTGTTTCTATGAATTATCCAATTTTAATAGGAGCTTCCAGAAAAAGATTTATCGGGTCAGTTATTAATGAACCTGACCCTACTAAAAGAATATTTGGAACCTCTGCAGTAGCCTCTCGATGTGTGATTGCTGGCGTTGATATTTTAAGAGTTCATGATATTAAACAGATTTCTCAGGTAATAATAATGACCAAGTCAATTATTTAA
- the tpiA gene encoding triose-phosphate isomerase, with amino-acid sequence MRKPVIAGNWKMNMTCTEAIEYMRVLIPLLEDIQKKDREVVIAPPFTALYPLSEFIKGKTEYLSLSSQNVHWEDSGAYTAEVSPLMLNELSVKCAIVGHSEPRKYFSESDAQINKRAKSAQDHQLIPIVCVGETIEQRELGEAERVIRRQIDQGLEGIDVKKLIVAYEPIWAIGTGKTCEANEANRICGLIRKWTGYDDVIIQYGGSVKSSNIDEIMSMSDIDGVLVGGASLDPTNFARIANFKTLQ; translated from the coding sequence GTGCGTAAACCGGTCATCGCAGGGAACTGGAAGATGAACATGACTTGTACTGAGGCGATTGAGTACATGCGTGTATTGATCCCATTATTAGAAGATATACAAAAAAAAGATAGGGAAGTTGTTATTGCACCACCATTTACAGCCCTATACCCTCTTTCTGAGTTTATTAAGGGCAAAACTGAATATCTTTCTTTATCTAGCCAAAATGTTCATTGGGAGGATAGTGGAGCCTATACAGCGGAGGTTTCTCCTCTCATGCTTAACGAGCTTTCGGTTAAATGTGCAATTGTTGGACATAGTGAGCCTCGAAAATATTTCAGTGAAAGTGATGCGCAAATAAATAAGAGGGCCAAATCGGCTCAAGATCATCAATTAATTCCAATTGTTTGTGTTGGGGAAACTATTGAACAAAGAGAGCTGGGTGAAGCCGAAAGAGTTATTAGAAGGCAAATTGATCAGGGTCTTGAAGGCATTGATGTAAAAAAGCTGATTGTCGCTTATGAACCAATTTGGGCTATAGGAACCGGGAAAACATGTGAAGCAAATGAAGCCAATAGAATCTGTGGACTGATTCGGAAATGGACTGGTTACGACGATGTGATTATTCAATACGGAGGATCAGTTAAATCAAGTAATATTGATGAGATTATGTCTATGTCAGATATAGATGGTGTCTTAGTTGGAGGTGCTTCTTTAGATCCTACAAATTTTGCGAGAATTGCTAACTTCAAAACCTTACAATAA